From Aedes albopictus strain Foshan chromosome 1, AalbF5, whole genome shotgun sequence, one genomic window encodes:
- the LOC109412784 gene encoding DNA-binding protein RFX2, which translates to MKYIILFTIPYHLRDITKHLYCFSFFLSVSSPENGQNHHTYVQYVDSDMYAGGQGQTQMSYPLYAVGDYSSSGGQQYYGAGGSGGNTGSGSANTGSGNYSASSGSSHSSSGTGGGGGGGGGGGGAGSNGSSGGGGSGNSGGGNGSANQQYIVPVDEATLLGTAATNGAHQRDSPQAMTDVASYIQSHQVSHHSNSTTPTPDVDPTPSLSHATRVSPATVAWLVDNYENAEGVSLPRSTLYNHYMRHCNEHKLDAVNAASFGKLIRSVFTGLRTRRLGTRGNSKYHYYGIRIKPGSSLNNAMDDQKPINASHMNNNNSHSHNHNTMGGAGGHGVGPGGMGHGGSINHRGSKKGSMKNEIPESCSQYLGDPSHAIPQFPLISLNHPLPEDISLEDVDTLRSIYREHCEAFLDAILNLDFNMIESLWREFWRAENNNNNADECEEEKYLSKTKLYVLTQCEPIQEFIKQVDFMFYQNMVDVLIPDVLRPIPTGLTQAIRNFAKNLESWLSSAMSGCPESIVTIKLAAVAAFGQTLRRYTSLNHLAQAARAVLQNSTQIAQMLNDLNRVDFRNVQEQASWICQCDTATVQRLENDFKAALQQQNTLEQWASWLQGVVDDALEEYRGKPSFVNAARQFLLKWSFYSSMVIRDLTLRSAGSFGSFHLIRLLYDEYMFFIIEHKVAEATQTTPIAVMGEKDATSSASSRQLLHSQHLQQPQQQQHHSQQQTQPDDMSSMLYTSDFEVVNVKMEPSAKRMRS; encoded by the exons GAGCTACCCCCTGTACGCGGTCGGTGATTACAGTTCCTCCGGTGGACAGCAGTATTACGGTGCCGGCGGCAGTGGTGGCAATACCGGCAGTGGAAGCGCAAACACCGGAAGTGGCAATTACAGTGCCTCATCGGGCAGTTCACATTCATCGAGCggaactggcggcggcggcggtggcggcggtggcggtggtggtgCTGGATCAAACGGTTCTTCCGGAGGCGGAGGCAGCGGTAACAGCGGGGGAGGAAACGGCAGCGCCAATCAACAGTACATTGTACCGGTGGATGAAGCCACACTGCTCGGGACTGCGGCCACAAACGGAGCCCACCAGCGCGATTCACCGCAAGCCATGACG GATGTTGCTTCGTACATACAGTCGCACCAGGTGTCGCACCATTCCAACTCGACGACGCCTACGCCGGATGTGGATCCGACACCGAGCCTGAGCCATGCGACGCGAGTTTCACCAGCGACG GTCGCTTGGTTGGTGGACAACTACGAAAACGCCGAGGGAGTTAGCTTGCCACGGTCCACGTTGTACAACCACTATATGCGCCACTGCAACGAGCACAAGCTGGACGCCGTCAATGCGGCGAGTTTTGGAAAACTGATCCGTTCGGTTTTCACTGGATTACGGACGCGCCGGTTGGGAACGCGAGGTAACAGTAAGTACCACTACTACGGGATACGGATCAAGCCGGGATCGTCGCTGAACAACGCCATGGATGACCAAAAGCCAATCAATGCTAGTCATATGAATAACAACAATAGTCATAGTCATAATCACAATACCATGGGCGGCGCTGGAGGACACGGCGTCGGACCGGGAGGGATGGGCCACGGAGGCTCGATAAATCACCGTGGATCGAAGAAAGGGTCGATGAAGAACGAAATTCCCGAATCGTGCTCACAG TACCTGGGAGATCCATCGCATGCCATTCCGCAGTTTCCGCTGATAAGCCTGAATCACCCGTTGCCGGAGGACATCAGCTTAGAGGACGTCGACACGCTACGGTCGATCTACCGCGAACATTGCGAAGCCTTCCTGGATGCCATATTGAACCTGGACTTCAACATGATCGAGTCGCTGTGGCGCGAGTTTTGGCGGGCGGAGAACAATAACAACAATGCGGACGAGTGCGAGGAGGAAAAGTATCTCAGCAAAACGAAGCTGTACGTGTTGACGCAGTGTGAACCGATCCAGGAGTTTATCAAACAG GTGGATTTCATGTTCTACCAAAACATGGTGGACGTTCTGATTCCGGACGTGTTGCGTCCGATTCCGACCGGGTTGACCCAGGCCATCCGTAACTTCGCCAAAAACCTCGAAAGTTGGCTCTCGTCCGCGATGAGTGGCTGTCCGGAGTCGATTGTGACCATCAAATTGGCGGCGGTGGCCGCCTTTGGACAAACCCTTCGGCGGTACACTTCCCTGAACCATCTGGCTCAGGCGGCCAGAGCTGTCCTTCAGAACAGCACCCAAATCGCTCAAATGCTCAATGATCTCAACCGGGTAGACTTCCGGAACGTACAGGAGCAGGCTTCCTGGATTTGCCAGTGTGACACGGCGACCGTGCAGCGGCTGGAAAACGACTTCAAGGCAGCTCTTCAACAGCAGAATACTCTGGAGCAGTGGGCCAGCTGGTTGCAAGGAGTGGTGGACGATGCGCTGGAAGAGTACCGTGGTAAACCGTCGTTTGTGAACGCAGCCAGACAGTTTTTGCTCAAGTGGAGCTTCTACAGCTCGATGGTGATTCGGGATTTGACGCTTCGGTCGGCGGGAAGCTTCGGGAGCTTCCACCTGATACGGCTACTCTACGATGAGTACATGTTCTTCATCATCGAGCACAAGGTGGCCGAAGCTACGCAAACTACGCCAATTGCCGTCATGGGCGAG AAAGATGCTACCAGCTCCGCCAGCAGTCGTCAGTTGTTGCATTCCCAGCACCTACAACAACCGCAACAACAGCAACATCATTCCCAGCAGCAAACGCAACCGGACGATATGAGCAGCATGTTGTACACGTCCGACTTCGAGGTGGTCAACGTCAAAATGGAACCTAGTGCGAAGCGCATGCGCAGTTAG
- the LOC134284141 gene encoding transcription factor RFX3-like — translation MRITAVAWLVDNYENAEGVSLPRSTLYNHYMRHCNEHKLDAVNAASFGKLIRSVFTGLRTRRLGTRGNSKYHYYGIRIKPGSSLNNAMDDQKPINASHMNNNNSHSHNHNTMGGAGGHGVGPGGMGHGGSINHRGSKKGSMKNEIPESCSQYLGDPSHAIPQFPLISLNHPLPEDISLEDVDTLRSIYREHCEAFLDAILNLDFNMIESLWREFWRAENNNNNADECEEEKYLSKTKLYVLTQCEPIQEFIKQVDFMFYQNMVDVLIPDVLRPIPTGLTQAIRNFAKNLESWLSSAMSGCPESIVTIKLAAVAAFGQTLRRYTSLNHLAQAARAVLQNSTQIAQMLNDLNRVDFRNVQEQASWICQCDTATVQRLENDFKAALQQQNTLEQWASWLQGVVDDALEEYRGKPSFVNAARQFLLKWSFYSSMVIRDLTLRSAGSFGSFHLIRLLYDEYMFFIIEHKVAEATQTTPIAVMGEKDATSSASSRQLLHSQHLQQPQQQQHHSQQQTQPDDMSSMLYTSDFERQHLLAHCQQPDEFSHLSSCTTTTTSTASGATWYLAPSSSSSPSNNSSTGAASGGPESPASPFASFYCGH, via the exons atgcgtataacggca GTCGCTTGGTTGGTGGACAACTACGAAAACGCCGAGGGAGTTAGCTTGCCACGGTCCACGTTGTACAACCACTATATGCGCCACTGCAACGAGCACAAGCTGGACGCCGTCAATGCGGCGAGTTTTGGAAAACTGATCCGTTCGGTTTTCACTGGATTACGGACGCGCCGGTTGGGAACGCGAGGTAACAGTAAGTACCACTACTACGGGATACGGATCAAGCCGGGATCGTCGCTGAACAACGCCATGGATGACCAAAAGCCAATCAATGCTAGTCATATGAATAACAACAATAGTCATAGTCATAATCACAATACCATGGGCGGCGCTGGAGGACACGGCGTCGGACCGGGAGGGATGGGCCACGGAGGCTCGATAAATCACCGTGGATCGAAGAAAGGGTCGATGAAGAACGAAATTCCCGAATCGTGCTCACAG TACCTGGGAGATCCATCGCATGCCATTCCGCAGTTTCCGCTGATAAGCCTGAATCACCCGTTGCCGGAGGACATCAGCTTAGAGGACGTCGACACGCTACGGTCGATCTACCGCGAACATTGCGAAGCCTTCCTGGATGCCATATTGAACCTGGACTTCAACATGATCGAGTCGCTGTGGCGCGAGTTTTGGCGGGCGGAGAACAATAACAACAATGCGGACGAGTGCGAGGAGGAAAAGTATCTCAGCAAAACGAAGCTGTACGTGTTGACGCAGTGTGAACCGATCCAGGAGTTTATCAAACAG GTGGATTTCATGTTCTACCAAAACATGGTGGACGTTCTGATTCCGGACGTGTTGCGTCCGATTCCGACCGGGTTGACCCAGGCCATCCGTAACTTCGCCAAAAACCTCGAAAGTTGGCTCTCGTCCGCGATGAGTGGCTGTCCGGAGTCGATTGTGACCATCAAATTGGCGGCGGTGGCCGCCTTTGGACAAACCCTTCGGCGGTACACTTCCCTGAACCATCTGGCTCAGGCGGCCAGAGCTGTCCTTCAGAACAGCACCCAAATCGCTCAAATGCTCAATGATCTCAACCGGGTAGACTTCCGGAACGTACAGGAGCAGGCTTCCTGGATTTGCCAGTGTGACACGGCGACCGTGCAGCGGCTGGAAAACGACTTCAAGGCAGCTCTTCAACAGCAGAATACTCTGGAGCAGTGGGCCAGCTGGTTGCAAGGAGTGGTGGACGATGCGCTGGAAGAGTACCGTGGTAAACCGTCGTTTGTGAACGCAGCCAGACAGTTTTTGCTCAAGTGGAGCTTCTACAGCTCGATGGTGATTCGGGATTTGACGCTTCGGTCGGCGGGAAGCTTCGGGAGCTTCCACCTGATACGGCTACTCTACGATGAGTACATGTTCTTCATCATCGAGCACAAGGTGGCCGAAGCTACGCAAACTACGCCAATTGCCGTCATGGGCGAG AAAGATGCTACCAGCTCCGCCAGCAGTCGTCAGTTGTTGCATTCCCAGCACCTACAACAACCGCAACAACAGCAACATCATTCCCAGCAGCAAACGCAACCGGACGATATGAGCAGCATGTTGTACACGTCCGACTTCGAG CGGCAGCATCTGCTGGCCCACTGTCAGCAGCCTGACGAGTTTAGCCATTTATCCTCCTGTACGACAACAACGACTTCGACGGCGTCGGGGGCCACCTGGTACCTCGCGCCGTCGTCATCTTCGTCGCCATCCAATAACAGTAGTACGGGAGCGGCCAGCGGAGGACCGGAATCGCCGGCGTCTCCGTTTGCCTCCTTCTACTGTGGCCATTAA